The Molothrus aeneus isolate 106 chromosome 10, BPBGC_Maene_1.0, whole genome shotgun sequence genomic interval TGGAAACAAGTAGATAAAAGAGTCCCACAGACACATACCTTGAGCAGAATTGTATTTCCTTCATAGTCCTGTGTTTGCCACCTGGTGCTGCTGATGGGCACGCAGGGGTTGGGCAGGAGGGGCACCAGCTGCCCGATCTCCTGCACCTTGAACTGCAGGGCCGCCGAGTCGGGGGGCTCGGCCGTCACCCCGATGGGCAGCTGCTTCAGGCACAGCTGCACGGCCACGTGTGGGCTGGAgtgcagcacaaacacacacagggtgCCCCTCTGCACAGTGCCTTCCTTCTGCAGGATCAGCTCGTAGAGCCTCACTGCATCCTCGTAGTTGTCGAAGCTGCAGTGGAGGGTGACGCGCAGGATCTCGGGGCCGTGGCGCACCCGCCTGATGCCCCACAcgggcagctgctcctccagcccatagaattcctgctgggatggggcacagcGGGAATTGGCAAACTGGGCACGCTGGTACCGCCAGGGAGGGCGCTGGAACTGCTCGTGCACCTGGAAGATGCGTTCTTCTCCCAAGTCCTCGTGCAGGAAAAGGAGGATGGATAttccaggaaagctgcagctcctcctgtggTATCTCTCGTAGTATCTCAGCGGAGGAACTCGCTCTGACACCAGGAAAAGGCGAATGTCCAGGCAGAGCCACTCCAGAAGCCGATCCAGAGTTTGCTGCAGAGGGAATGAGCGTCCCAAATGGGTGAGGAGATGCACAGTCATCAGACACTCTGCTCCATCATCCATCGCAAACACTCCAGGCAAAAAATTAAACCAGACAAATTGGTGCCTTCCTTTTACTCTGCCTGGGGAACACAAGGGTGGACTCTGAGCCTTGCAGAGAATGAGTCTGGACTCCTACAGGCTTTGCAGTGACCAGATGAAACAGGTGGGTGAGCACAGTGTGCCCCAGAGGGGCCAGGTGCAGAGTGACAAGGCTTTAAGCGAGCGGTCCCAGGTCACATCCCAGCAGAGCTCGGCTCAAGGCTCactcccagctctggagctctgggcactgagTACCTGTTACCCAAGtgtccaggagcagcactgcatcctcctgctcctgccgtTCACAACAGGGACAGCAGAGTCACAAGCAGCGATTTCCCAGGGTGAGGCGATGCCCACTTGTCTCCCGGCAGTGGAAGTGTGGAAGTGGCTGCTCCGGACCCAGCCCAGTCCCACCGGTGCAATCACTGCCTTTTGCAAAGCCCATGTGGCACTCGTGGCTGAAGCCCTCAGCAAATTTCCTTGTAGTCAGCAGGCTGGCTTTGGCTCATTGTAAAATGCCTGTGATCTCTGTGAGTCCCACCCTTCTGGGGCACACAGATAAGCTGTTCTTTgaaaacaaggaaggaaaacaaaataacaaaagaaaaaacccaaccgtGTGAATATGACAGATAACAATAAGGGCAGATATAAATCAGGAAAGAGGAGCTTTGGGAAAAAGCCTAGACTCCCAGTTACACCCTTCTCAACACAGGTAACTTCCTGCCTAACTGGAAACCAGGTCCTGGGTTATTGTACATAGCCCACTAAAGCTGGGTACCAGGCTTTCCATTCTCAGTGCcctctttgcttctttttcctcctttacttttttttcccctgagatACCCATGTACTCAGCAGCCTTAGGCAAAGTCCAAGGGATTTTTTCTTGCTCCTTGGGTTTACATATTGGTACTTAGCTTACTGCATAAGCtgcaataggaatgctgaaaataCACTGCTTTCCAGCTCTCTTCTAGTGTGAATAATAAATCACACTGTCCCTTCATCCCCCCAtttgccagcccagcagcagcacaataCAGGTCAAGCCAAACCCACTTCCTGTACAGAGCTGCCCCCACTGTAGCCAGTATTTAAATCAAAACTGGGGCCTCTGGTGATCTGTCCAGCTCCATCTAATTAAGAGCAGCacctctctctctgctgacaTGCGAGCTTCCCTCCAAACAGCCAAGCACACAAAGCAGTGGTTCACTGTTAAGAAATTCCAGCATCAATAAGTCAATTAATTGTTCAAAattcagaacatttttttttataacatgACACTAACTTTATATTCTAATAAGTAAAATCTCCAAGGTCTAAAGGTATAAGCAGCAGTGCCTTGGTTTCCTTTAGGGAGATCTCTCTCACGGTAGAAACACACATTCATGCTTTAAAAGATACACTGACACCTATgtacaataaaaattaaaaagactgtctagaaaatgaggaaaaagatTATTTTGCACCCACCTGCAACACTTCGAGCAAGTAACTGCTGTTGGGAGGGagacaaaaaacaaaatccagccTTCAGACAATTGCAGGAAGAGAGTGAAGAGTGCAAGTgctgaaaacattaaaatgctCTAGATGAGCTCTGAACAACACAATTTCACTAAAATATGGAAAAGGAAATGATTCATCAACTCCTTGCtacagggcaggggcaggcagtcatctgccttcctgcctgtgAAGAACAGGGGAATTTGCCTGTAcaggaaaacactgaaacacaaaaaaaaacctgaacaaagTCAATTCATCAGGCTTGGGTTGTGGCTGGAAGCTGCTCCCTTGAGCAGGGTCCCCTATTCCCACCCCAGGTGAAGATCCTTGGGCTGCTACAgcaccccagccccactgccccctccctgggagcaggaccCCCACTCCTGCCCTGCAAACTGCTCCTCCCTCTCAGGGCCCTGaggaggagccagggcaggctctCTTCGTGCAGAGCCATCACTGCTGCCTTGGCAGctctcaccccagccctgctccaatCTGCTGGAAAATCTggtgggcagctgcagctctggggtgaAGGTGACAGAGGATAGGGGCTGGGAATTCTTGCAGAGCAAGTGGAGAGCAAGGGCTGGTTAGGGAATGATGCAGAAACCTCagccctctccagctcctgctgtggccaGGGGGAGCCAAATTGTTTTCCAGATGGGTAGGTGCCTCCCACAGAGGCTGCTGAAAGTATGCAGCATCTCTCCTGTTTTTACAACAGCCAAAAACCTGAGCCTTACTCACAAAAAGGGCTAAATCTTGAATCCCCCACTGTATTTCTTCTGTGCTTGCTGGGGTGAGACAGGGAAACAGTCACAGCTCTGAAACTCTACCTGAtgaagctgtctggagaacagCTTTAGGTCTGGCTctcagctccccagcagctctggctcaggAGCACCCACCAATCCTCCTGCAAGGAGCACGAGAGGAGCTGAAGCTCAGCCTTTGCCTGACCCTCTCCCTCAGAGGAGGGCAGCCCCACCACCCAGCCAAACCCTCCTGTTCCTCTTCCCCTTGCTCTGACAACTCAATATCCTTGGGGAAAGGCTCAAACCAGGCTCCTCAGCCTCGGACAAGGGTGTCCTCATGCCCTCCCTTTGTGTCCAATCCCCAAGCCTTGGGATAAAGCCTGGGTGCATTGGccctcactgctgcagctgctgagctaAGAGCCTCCATccactgctgggctcaggggAACAGGGATGGCTGCCACCAGAACAGTGCTGGCTTTTGCTGGGTCAtctgagaaaagcaaagtgCTGATTTCACTCTGATCCCTGAATGGAATGAGTCCTTGccttcctctctgcctccccttcccccagctTCCCAGTCTGTCTGCCAAACAGAATAGCACATTTTTCACAGTGACCTACTGACTGCGCCAAGAAAGATCTCTTCAAGAGATTAGAAAAATATAGCAGGTCAATGGTACATGAAAAgtggctgtgctgaggggaGAAGGGGTGAACAATGCTGATATGGGACTCAAAAAAATCAGggccccattcccagctggcagTGACTGGTAACACAGCAGAACATAGAGGGAGCTGCGGGGGCACTCCAGCTGTGTGCAAGAGCAGGACAAATAGGAGCGGGCACTAATGCAGACACTGGTAAGCCATGCTAAATTAAAGTCCAAACATAAACAAGTAATAAACACTTTATGGTATGAAACCTTAGAGAATACTGTCTGCTCTAAATCTAAAATTCTACAGTGGAAAggcttttaattaatttaatttaaaattccttttcataATCAATTCCTGAGTTGTGCCTAGTCATCTGCACGGTTCCAAAGGGCAAAGAGCCCTTAGCTCCAGCTGACACCACCAAAACTGATGATGCATCACAGGATTTAATAAGTTCAGAGCAACATCTGTAAGGAAGGTACTTTACAAAGATTATTAGAATGTAATTAACTGGAGAGAGACTGAGTATGTATTACCTAAGCACCTTGGGAGAAGGCCTCATTAAATACATGACTCAGGCTtcctaatttcttttaaaaacttttttttttttacaccaaTCTCAAGCTCTGCCTATAACAAGGACAAAACTACTAAATTAACCTGCTAGATGACAGTTATATACAGCATACACAGTACTGAGATAAAAACCAAGATTAAGACCTTACTTGAATACAAAACTCTTTTCAGAGGTTGTCTCTGGCTTCAAACCCTGTGACTCCAATCCATCACCACTTTGGAGGAACTAAAGACCCAATAACCAAAAGACCAAAACCCCATCTAGCCTACTGCATTTATTTAAGTAGACTTCTTTCCCAAGGtattcttatttcttatttttagcaAGCTATCAGAAAGTAGTGATCCAGCAAGAGTCTGTCAGCAGGTGATGCAGGCTTTGGGGCAAGGGCAAGGCTGAAAGCAGCACTGAGACACAGAGATGAGCTTCCCAGTAGTAACAAACATGCTGCAGAAAGGCACTGCGTGGCCTTGGCTGGTTGTCATACTCAACTCTCACCAGGTGATGTGTGCTCAGCCAGTTACAGGGCACTTGCAGACAGTTccatttttcctcagttttcagtttgtctaaaatattttttaaaaaagccaagACACTCCATGCACCCAAACCAAGACCCACTAAATGTAATGAGCCAGTTGGAGGTTATAGCAGGAACAAGTATTTATAACAAAGATCAGAGGaggggtcaggttggaagggatctccaTGGGACATcgggtccaacctccctgctcaggcagggccagcccagagcacatggcataGGATTGGGTCCAGACtgttctggaatatctccagtgaggggagactccacaccctctctgggcaacctgatcCAGTGAAGTTCTTCCTCACATTCAGGTGCAACTTCCCGGGCATCAGTTTCtgccattgcctcttgtcctattgcttcacaccacagagcacagcctggtCCATTCTCTGGACACCCTCCCTCCAGTCTCTTATAGACACTGATTTGATCCCCTCTCAGCCTTCCTGAGACTGAACAAGCCCAactctctcagcttttcctgtgGTGTCCTGACTTTGAAGAGGCAGCTTTTAGCACTGACCCAAGATGGCATCTCCAGGATCCCTCTGCCACATCCCCAGTGTCACCCTTCCACAGGTCAGAGTGGGACAAGGGGGAGGTCAGCCTGCTACGTGTGAATTTAAGTGCCCAGCTCCAGAGACTCATTTCTGAAAGATTGAACCCAGCAATGTTTATATACATTACACCTCAATTAAAAATcatccagaaaaagaaaacaggcagATCTGAGCAAACCCAAGACTTGCAGGGCCCAGTGAAATGTTTAATCAGCTCTCATTTGGCATTGTTGAAGggcactcagagcagcattcttggaaggccagcagcagcccggCTGTGACTGCTCCCTGCCGAGTGCTAATAAGGGCGAGTCCCCAGGAGGCGCTGACCCCGCCAGCCAGGCCAGCTCCAGCTCAAGGAACAAGTCAGACCCACGCACTCTGAAAGCTTCTAATTACTCCCTTTCCTGAAGACAGCCTTCCTGAGATACAGAATAATACACCCAAACTTCTAATTAAAAGAGTCTTGGCCTGGATCCCACATTATTCTGGAATTGCAGATTTGCATAATTAAGTTGATACCAAATGCTGTGACAGACAAGCTGCAGGAGATTATTAGCCTCATCTTTAACAGAATTTCAAAAGAAGCAAGATCCAAACAGCCAACAAATATTAGCAGAAGTGGCTCTCAAGGTCTAGGAAACTCAGACTTTACTGGGATCTGGTAACtttacaaaggaaaatgtgCACATGAACTCAAAAGCCATTGTAAGGCACCACCAGGCTCTAATGTAGCATCACTCTGAGGACTCCAGGACTTCTTATTGTGAATTTTTCCTCCCAAAACCAGGACTGCTAAAATGACTGCTATTCATAAACAGAGGCTGGAAGTTGCACCTTCTGGTGGATGCCCCTTTTCTCCCTCCAGTTTTACTCAGGCAAacaggagcacagggctctCCAGACAACTTCCTTGTCCTGCCTACAGCTAGTCCAGGTCAGCAGTTCCAGGACTGGGGAGGTGAAACAGGCCtttccctcctgggcagcaaTTTGGTTCTTGCTCTAGGACAAactgctgagagcaggcagACTGTCAGCTGGCTGCAGACCCAGGCAGATACTGATGTGAGGTACAATCACACCATATTTGCAAGATTTTCTTTGCAGgtaaaaaatgtggaaaaaaacccctcagagaTTGTGTTTGAGAAGCCCAGAACCACCAGCCTAAACCTCAGTGGCTTAGAGTGGAATGGGACAGAGTGCACCTACCAGTCTGTGAACTTCTCTAAAAAAGCTGGGCTGTCCTTGAAAAACTTGGCTTAATTTAAAAGATTGTAAAAATAGAGACATTCACATGATCATATTTCCTTAAAGCAAGGACTAATGCTGCGGCTTTCTTTCCACATATTGGATAAATACAGTGTGGTCAAAAATGAGGCTTCAAGTACTAACCTAATGAGAACAAATAGCTGAGATTAAAAACAAGAGGATAAAAATACCTAAAACATAAAACACGATCCTAACAGCCCACCTGGACAGGAAGCATGATTGTCCTTGGGCAACAAGACCACATCCATGGATTTTTCAGAGCACACTTTTTACTACAGCTAAAGTGCAGAAGATGCCAAAGAAGCTAAAGATGCTAAAAAGTACAGAAACAGAGTGATTTGAAAACCTGGAGCCTATCTCCTATCCTTTGTGATAGTATTTTCACTCTTTTCTACTATTCACCAATTTCTAAAAAGCTAATTTTTCTGTTGCTCTTCCTTTTATGATGCCATTATTACCCCAGCAGATTGAGAATAAATATTATTCCATGTTGATATCATCTGTATCACAACCATCAGACAAGAGCAGAGTGGTGCAGTTTCAGACATTACTCCCTCACCTGTGTTCAAAAAAGACCAGCAGTTTCATTTGAATCACAAGAACTTATACTTGCCTCTTTGTGCAACTTGCATCCCTGGAGGAACACAATCCCCAGCTTCATCCAAGAGTGCAATGAGCAGCAATCTCTCCAAGGGAAGAGGCAGCTGAGCTGTCTCTTCATGGAGCACCCAGGGCTCAGTCATGCAGCCTGGGGCTTGGGATGAATTCCTGCAGGTGTCACAGGCGAGTttcccagctcaggctggatCACCAGTCACACACCAGCACTGGAGCTGTCACCCTGCTGGCATTAGCACTGCTCATCCAGCAGAGCAGTCAGCAGCAGACCAGCACCTGTGGTGAAcacaccagagcagggctctTACAAGAGCTCAGTGCTGAAGGATCCAGCAGGTGACATTGACTGGTGTGTTGGTGCTGCCCCTGCTTTCACACTCCCCTCTGGGTACCACACCAGCACTGACCAGCTGctcactgctgcctggggagccAGCTGCAGTGTCATTCTGCCCAGTGCAGCACTTCATAGCAAGAACCTCTATACAACTGAAAAATCACAGTTCATGATCAAATTTCATCACTCAAAGAACATGACACGTGCACAGGAAATACCCTGTTTCCAAGATTTCAGGTAATACTCTTTTTGGGGGAGCTAAATCCTCTGATTTCCACAATACCTGTTTCCTTTTAAAGGTAATGACCAGTGAGCCCACGTCCTGTCACAGTGTGTAACTGCAGACTGACTGCTGGAACAACAGA includes:
- the FAM124B gene encoding protein FAM124B is translated as MDDGAECLMTVHLLTHLGRSFPLQQTLDRLLEWLCLDIRLFLVSERVPPLRYYERYHRRSCSFPGISILLFLHEDLGEERIFQVHEQFQRPPWRYQRAQFANSRCAPSQQEFYGLEEQLPVWGIRRVRHGPEILRVTLHCSFDNYEDAVRLYELILQKEGTVQRGTLCVFVLHSSPHVAVQLCLKQLPIGVTAEPPDSAALQFKVQEIGQLVPLLPNPCVPISSTRWQTQDYEGNTILLKVQSSSRTLETNIGLSQQHDSTGSGRIPQDCVPAPLAVKQGDPGRRSQEVRAPKGKTKCAPSEAAPGCERAGSDLQRPLRSAPGAAAPQQGWAALSLRGQAGRGLRAAPADSRGQRGTETDVDTGLAVRSGRRPLSLFPGALRSSLRPLTDPGAGAALPAPRASPAPPAADEEQEFYI